AATTGCAAGGGATTTGAGTCCGAAAACGGCCACTCCGCGGAGCTCCACGCTCCCTCGACATAATCCATCGGCAAGACCCAGCCGGTCGGCGTCGACTTTTCGGCCTCGTAAGCTGGCAGCACAAAATCGCTCAGGCCGAGCTGATCCGCCGTGGTCTGCATCAATCCTTCAGCAGCCAATGGGTCGTTCTGCCCCTCCACATCATCCAATAAAATCCGCTCTGTTTCCGCCCACAACGGCTCCCCCGACTTGCGGTGCAGAAGCATACAGTTCCAACGCGGCAGAGGCTCGCCGGGATACCACTTGCCAAAGACCTGCATCGTCAAGGCTCCGGGGTAGTTTTCGCGAATCAACTCCGCCGTCATGCGTCGCGCGTAGCCAAGCTTCTGCTCCCCCATGGCGGCATTATTCCACTCCGGAGCATCAGGATGGGCGGGAATAAAGGTGGGCTCGCCCCCCATCGTTAAGGCAATGCCTTGCGACTGGAGCGAGTCTTCAACTTGATTAGCGAGGGATTGGATGGCTGAGTTCATAGTAAAATTCGTAGGGGCTTCATTCGTCGATCCTTTCGATTTCGAGACTGACTTCCATCGTCGATGCGACGGAGTCTTTGGCAAAAAAGGAGCCTTGGATGGGGTCTACGGCTTTGGGATCATGCGAGACTCCGCAGGGAATAAAAAATCCGTTCGCGAGAATACCATTGGTGGGATCGAAGCCCTTCCATCCGGCACCCGGTAAATACACCTCCGCCCAAGCGTGCATAGACCCCACTGCACGATTGTAAAGATGCTCTCCGCTGCCCTCGACTGGTGGATCATATAAATAACCGCTGCAAAACCGGGCCGCGAAGCCAATCTGCCGGGTGATCGCAATAAAAAGCACGGCCATATCACGACAAGACCCGCTACCAAGCTGCAGCGTCGTATCCGGATCTTGAATACCCTCTTCGTCACGACGCACATAATCAATCTCACGCGCCACCGCAGCATTCAGATCTGATAAAAACTGCACGACATCGGCATGCTGCATCGGATTCGGCACTGCTGTATAAAACCAATCCAACACCCGCCCCGCTCCTTTGGCTGGCTGCGTGCCCACATAGGGGCGCAGCGCAGTTAAATCCGGTTCACGATAACTGAAAGGATAGCCTGTGGCATAAGCATCTAAAATAAAATCGAAGGGGTTATCCTCACCGACTTCAATCTCAGTCATCGTATCGAAGCTCAATTCCTGAGACTCCAGCAAACCAAAATTGCAACGCAAGACTAGGTTCCCATAG
The nucleotide sequence above comes from Coraliomargarita algicola. Encoded proteins:
- a CDS encoding transglutaminase family protein, with product MKLRIQHRTAHTYERPVSFSDHALFLRPLNSHLRHVTHFEVKTTPASRQRWVRDAYGNLVLRCNFGLLESQELSFDTMTEIEVGEDNPFDFILDAYATGYPFSYREPDLTALRPYVGTQPAKGAGRVLDWFYTAVPNPMQHADVVQFLSDLNAAVAREIDYVRRDEEGIQDPDTTLQLGSGSCRDMAVLFIAITRQIGFAARFCSGYLYDPPVEGSGEHLYNRAVGSMHAWAEVYLPGAGWKGFDPTNGILANGFFIPCGVSHDPKAVDPIQGSFFAKDSVASTMEVSLEIERIDE